A section of the Enterococcus montenegrensis genome encodes:
- a CDS encoding DUF2877 domain-containing protein, with the protein MLTKIVISDYLLPLEKFGVIGSVHSVFEHSFNLKVGEALINVANYHEYLSCFGLFVPTEMFAALKPYVKQGDPVKIKNDRIVFYNQMQVKTLPLIDYTSVSLKVSATHLEKEPLQFLQQLLVAADLEEKIGIQKDVNFIAVKNQLLQPEQANWEAVTKFLIGRGQGLTPSGDDILVAYAFIARILGKPYATDLVAKLAKQKGRTTDISWAYIKSCETGYVNSLIYQLYQDLKKQRKENLAQDIQNIMAIGHTSGKDMCYGIYLGITAVLNT; encoded by the coding sequence ATGTTGACTAAAATTGTTATTAGTGATTACCTCTTGCCTTTGGAAAAATTTGGCGTAATTGGATCGGTGCACAGCGTTTTTGAGCATTCTTTTAATCTCAAAGTTGGTGAAGCCTTAATTAATGTGGCCAATTATCATGAATATCTCTCTTGCTTTGGTTTGTTTGTTCCAACAGAAATGTTTGCAGCATTAAAACCTTATGTCAAACAAGGAGATCCCGTTAAAATAAAAAATGACCGCATTGTTTTTTATAATCAAATGCAAGTTAAAACCTTACCTCTCATAGATTACACAAGTGTTTCTTTAAAAGTGTCTGCTACACATCTGGAAAAAGAGCCGCTGCAATTTTTGCAGCAGCTCTTAGTAGCAGCCGATTTGGAAGAAAAAATTGGTATCCAAAAAGACGTAAATTTTATAGCTGTTAAAAATCAATTGTTGCAGCCAGAACAAGCAAATTGGGAGGCGGTAACTAAATTTCTAATTGGTCGTGGGCAAGGGTTAACCCCAAGTGGGGATGATATTTTAGTTGCTTATGCTTTTATTGCCCGTATTTTAGGAAAACCTTACGCCACAGATCTAGTAGCTAAATTGGCTAAACAAAAAGGACGCACGACAGATATTAGTTGGGCTTATATAAAAAGTTGTGAGACAGGTTACGTTAACTCGTTGATTTATCAATTGTATCAAGACTTAAAAAAACAGCGCAAAGAAAATTTAGCTCAAGATATTCAAAATATTATGGCAATTGGACACACATCGGGAAAAGATATGTGTTATGGCATTTATCTTGGGATAACTGCAGTTTTAAATACTTAA
- a CDS encoding MFS transporter: protein MESSKQAVKVSNNYWIKVVALFFVGWILMYATRTIFNPIMGIIGENFGLSNTQLGLANSIFFLTYAIAQVPFGVIGDKIGRKLVITIGFLIMGVMTYFSGLATTFVMFLIIRAMAGIGQGAYYGPQYALSTESIPKSKLTLGTAIINSGMAFGTSGGYLLSSKLVLENGEHWSKPFFIMAVPTIIVAILFYTLLKEKVIRPEDEAKKVAANPTENKVSFKSIISNKNLLAAFILCFTSIYANFVIITWLPSFLIAERGFAGTSVGFISSLVPWASIPGALIFARIADKSGSTKKLVYLLVPLAILSVFSIAFVTNRTLLIAVLILYGLTGKLALDPIVVAYVTKNAPKGSLSTTLSAYNFIGMSGSILAPYITGFLADTVGSMKIGFYLACVLQVIGLLVFAVLAKDTKEEA from the coding sequence ATGGAATCTTCCAAACAAGCAGTAAAAGTGAGCAATAATTATTGGATTAAAGTTGTCGCCTTGTTTTTTGTTGGCTGGATTTTAATGTATGCCACCCGAACGATTTTCAATCCAATTATGGGAATTATTGGTGAAAATTTTGGTTTAAGTAATACCCAATTAGGGTTAGCCAATTCTATTTTCTTTTTGACCTATGCAATTGCACAAGTACCATTTGGGGTTATTGGCGATAAAATTGGTCGTAAATTAGTGATTACGATTGGTTTTCTAATTATGGGTGTCATGACGTATTTTAGTGGGCTAGCAACAACCTTTGTCATGTTTTTAATTATTCGGGCAATGGCTGGTATTGGTCAAGGTGCGTATTATGGTCCACAATATGCTCTATCAACAGAATCTATTCCTAAAAGTAAACTAACATTAGGGACGGCTATTATTAACAGTGGGATGGCCTTTGGGACTTCAGGTGGCTACTTACTTTCCAGTAAATTGGTGTTGGAAAATGGGGAACATTGGAGTAAACCTTTCTTCATTATGGCGGTACCGACGATTATTGTTGCCATTTTATTTTACACATTATTAAAAGAAAAGGTTATTCGTCCAGAAGATGAAGCGAAAAAAGTGGCAGCAAATCCTACTGAAAATAAAGTTTCTTTTAAATCAATTATTTCCAACAAAAACTTACTGGCTGCATTCATTTTATGTTTCACAAGCATTTATGCCAATTTTGTTATTATTACCTGGTTGCCATCTTTTCTAATTGCTGAACGGGGTTTTGCTGGCACGAGCGTAGGTTTTATTTCTTCATTAGTACCGTGGGCGTCAATTCCTGGAGCGTTGATTTTTGCACGTATTGCCGATAAATCTGGCAGTACCAAAAAATTAGTGTATTTACTTGTGCCATTAGCCATTCTATCAGTCTTTTCAATTGCGTTTGTAACCAATCGTACACTATTAATTGCGGTGTTAATTTTATACGGGTTGACTGGGAAATTGGCTCTTGATCCAATCGTTGTAGCTTACGTGACAAAAAACGCACCAAAAGGTTCCTTGTCGACTACTTTAAGTGCGTATAACTTTATTGGAATGTCTGGATCCATTTTAGCACCTTATATTACCGGCTTTTTAGCAGACACCGTTGGTTCTATGAAAATCGGTTTTTATCTTGCTTGTGTTTTACAAGTGATTGGTTTACTCGTTTTTGCAGTTTTAGCAAAAGATACAAAGGAAGAAGCATAG